From Bacillota bacterium LX-D:
TAAAAGATTGGGCCGTATCCAACAAATCTTCCCCGTGATAGCCATCTTCCGGGAAAGGTACATTCTGCCCTAAGGCCTGTAAATACCTTGCTTCTAGGGATATGGCAAACTTTTCCATTTGATTGCCTGCATCATTAATGTAATATTCGCGGCTAACGGCAAAACCGGTTGCAGTCAGTAAACTAGCAATAGTATCACCAAGAGCGGCACCTCGAGCATTGCCCATGTGTAATAGGCCTGTAGGATTGGCACTGACAAACTCTACTTGTACCTTTTTGCCCTTGCCTACCTGTGAAGTACCATAGTCTTTCCCTGCTGCTAATACTTGAGGAATAATTTCGTATAACCAGCTATTATCCAACTTAAAATTAATAAAACCCGGGCCGGCTATAGTTATTTCTTGCACCCAGGTGCCTTCTTTAGTAAAGTTTTTTTCAATAATTTCGGCAATTTGTCTAGGTGCTTTTTTAGCTTCTTTAGCAAGGAGCATAGCTAAATTTGTGGCAAAATCCCCGTGCTGCTTTTCTCTAGGCACTTCTAAAACAAATTCCGGCAATGCGTTATAGTTAAGTTCTCCAGCTTCTTTTGCTTTTTGGGCCGCATTTTTTAAAGCTTCTTTAATATTTTGAATTATTTTGTGAACCATGTACACTCCAGTCAACCTCTTCTTTCTACTTTTAACTGTTGATATTTTACCCGTAATTTGACAATTTAAGCTAAATCAACGTTTCTTTTAGTAAATTTTTACTTCAGATTAATACTTAACTAACCTGCTGTCAAGGCAATGGGGTAATTGGTTTAATATTTCTAGGGCAAAATAACACAAGTAAGGCAACTTATTATTTTCTAGAAAAATAATAGGTTGCCATATTGTTTAACTCAGTTTTAAATTATTCGGGTATGGTAGCTAAATAAATCCCACGCTGACTTGATCCCGGTTTAGCCCAATCTAACAATAACCCGTGGGAATCTGCCGACCATTCTAAACTCATTAATCCTAATTTATCTCCCTCAGGCACTACTAGCAGTAAAGAAGGTTGTGCCTTCCCAAGCAATAAAACATAAATCGTATTTTGTCCATCTGTAAAGGCGATTTTTTCACCATCCGGCGACCAACTGACAGCATTGCCACCGCCAATACTTGTGCCTAATTTCCAGCAACTTCCATCGGGCTGGGCTAGCCACAAGCCACGTTCATCACTGCGTTTGCTTTTTACATTAATGGCAATGGTCTTTCCGTTTGGCGACCAGGCATAACTAATATTCTCCGCCTCTAGAACCGGTGTAACAGCTATTTTCTCACTGCCATCCAGGCTAGTATTCAGCAATTGTCCCCCGCTAAAGGATAAGGTCCTTTTGCCATTTGGGGAAACTGAATTAACTTTAATTAAAGGTAATACATCGGTAATATTGGAGGCTATAACGGAAGAGCTATCATCGGCCAAATTTTTTCCCCACAAAGTATAATGACCTGCTGTTGCTTCTTTAGTGGAAAAATAGGTAATTTTTTTGCCCGAAGCAGTCCATTGGGGCCTGACGTTGCTATAACCATCATCAACAGCAATCGGTTTAAGAATTATACTTTTGCTAGGTATTCCGGCTGCCACACTAGCCATTTTAATTGGACCTTCTAAGCGGGTAGGAGGTGTACTATCATCGTCCTGAACCTTATTATCCGCCAGATTTTCAGTATCAGATCCATTATTTTTTGATTTATTCTCCCCTGCCCCTGTGTTCTTTCCGGTGAATCCTTGATCCCCATTCTCCGCTAACTGTGGGACAATGGTTTTTTCTTGGCTAGCAGTTGTCTCTATATTTAAAGAATCTTCAGCAGTTTTCTCAATTCCGGTCTTATCTTTTACTTCCGTACCGGCTTTATCCTGCTTATCTTTTACAACCTGCCCAGATTCCCCTGCCGTATAATGGGCAACAACAGGAGGGTTTTTGGCAGTTAAAGAGTTTAAAGGTATCTTTGGCGACTTAGCCACCGCATTAAATATGAGCAGTGTACCAGTAGTGCCAATCAAAGCGGCAAAAGAAGCTGCCCTGGCAAAACGAGAGGCAAACAGCCTTTTCTTAACCTGAGCATTATTCAGTCCGGCAGTTGCTGCCGCAGCTTGTTCTTTCTTAGCTTTTACCGTCTCCATACTAGTTACTTTTTTCAACTCAGCTTCGTAAGTATTAATTTTGTCCATAACCTTTAAGGCAAAATCCGCCGGTGGTTCCACTTCAGTACAAAAATTTTCTAATAGCTTATTCGTCTGCTGTGCTAAGTCTACCTCTTGCCGACAAGCAGGGCAATTTTCAAGATGAGCCAAAAAAACTTTTTTCTGTTCAG
This genomic window contains:
- a CDS encoding zf-HC2 domain-containing protein translates to MRCPEIRESIFAYLDDLLSAEQKKVFLAHLENCPACRQEVDLAQQTNKLLENFCTEVEPPADFALKVMDKINTYEAELKKVTSMETVKAKKEQAAAATAGLNNAQVKKRLFASRFARAASFAALIGTTGTLLIFNAVAKSPKIPLNSLTAKNPPVVAHYTAGESGQVVKDKQDKAGTEVKDKTGIEKTAEDSLNIETTASQEKTIVPQLAENGDQGFTGKNTGAGENKSKNNGSDTENLADNKVQDDDSTPPTRLEGPIKMASVAAGIPSKSIILKPIAVDDGYSNVRPQWTASGKKITYFSTKEATAGHYTLWGKNLADDSSSVIASNITDVLPLIKVNSVSPNGKRTLSFSGGQLLNTSLDGSEKIAVTPVLEAENISYAWSPNGKTIAINVKSKRSDERGLWLAQPDGSCWKLGTSIGGGNAVSWSPDGEKIAFTDGQNTIYVLLLGKAQPSLLLVVPEGDKLGLMSLEWSADSHGLLLDWAKPGSSQRGIYLATIPE